Proteins encoded by one window of Akkermansia muciniphila ATCC BAA-835:
- the cbiB gene encoding adenosylcobinamide-phosphate synthase CbiB, whose protein sequence is MFPCPFILPAAFLLDILAGEPPNRFHPVCLIGRCALRMETLARQRWGGTFHAGMAAALATCIAAWFGCAALFLPFSLLPSPWAPWIPSVLVIYICMAPRSLAEHARKVENALRSGNAGEARHSVSMIVGRDTERMDVYGIARAAIESVAENLTDGVFSTLFWASAGCLAGGASGAASAALAHRVFNILDAMWGKKNDRYRHFGTFAARTDDALNFIPARLILPCISFSALMVEGTSARRALTMGWAFRNAHASPNSAWSEAAFAGALGLRLGGPVSYKGIPANYPWIGTGRTKASASDLALAIRLMWTTAATGTLAFTLLLLFTPHFWTS, encoded by the coding sequence ATGTTCCCGTGCCCGTTCATCCTGCCTGCGGCCTTCCTGCTGGATATTCTGGCGGGAGAACCGCCCAACAGGTTTCATCCCGTCTGTCTGATCGGCCGGTGCGCGCTCCGCATGGAAACACTGGCGAGGCAAAGGTGGGGAGGAACTTTTCATGCGGGAATGGCGGCCGCGCTGGCAACCTGCATTGCCGCATGGTTCGGCTGCGCGGCGCTCTTCCTTCCCTTTTCCCTGTTACCCTCCCCCTGGGCACCCTGGATTCCGTCCGTTCTGGTCATTTACATCTGCATGGCCCCGCGCAGCCTGGCCGAGCATGCCCGGAAGGTGGAAAACGCCCTGCGCAGCGGGAACGCCGGAGAGGCCCGGCACTCCGTCTCCATGATCGTGGGACGGGATACGGAACGGATGGACGTCTACGGCATCGCCAGAGCGGCCATTGAAAGCGTGGCGGAGAACTTGACGGATGGCGTTTTTTCCACCCTGTTCTGGGCCTCAGCAGGCTGCCTGGCAGGAGGTGCCTCCGGGGCGGCTTCCGCCGCGCTGGCGCATCGTGTTTTCAACATCCTGGATGCCATGTGGGGGAAAAAAAATGACCGGTACAGACACTTCGGCACCTTTGCCGCACGCACGGATGACGCGCTCAACTTCATCCCCGCACGCCTTATTTTACCGTGTATTTCCTTTTCCGCCCTGATGGTGGAAGGAACCTCCGCCCGGAGGGCGCTCACCATGGGATGGGCCTTCCGGAACGCCCACGCCAGCCCCAATTCCGCATGGAGCGAAGCGGCCTTCGCTGGAGCGCTGGGCCTCCGTCTCGGGGGCCCGGTCTCTTACAAGGGAATTCCTGCAAACTACCCCTGGATAGGAACAGGGCGAACCAAAGCCTCCGCCAGCGACCTGGCCCTGGCCATTCGGCTCATGTGGACGACTGCCGCCACGGGTACGCTGGCGTTCACTCTCCTTCTTCTCTTCACCCCCCACTTCTGGACATCATGA
- a CDS encoding cobyric acid synthase — protein MNVFSHGGDLKSLAEDACRPERDILDFSVNLRPEGMPEFIVSALWKAMENAVPYPSPDAADLRELAAVHYGLPSGCFVFGNGANELIHALPRALNLKQAVIPEPAFSEYRLACLRHGTDILSIRTEERNSFLPSLCRLEEQAADGSAVFLANPSNPSGGLLDAAALHRVVQSRPEVLWIIDESFMDYAQGAESLLHEAALLPNLVVLRSLTKFYGMAGVRCGFSICAAPLAERLRRSLPAWNVNAFATAAVKAVLAQPSSWADRERARNRERRDDLFRRLSSLPGAAVLPSEANFLLFRLAGAPHGLAARLLKKYGIALRDCSNYPGLETGCWLRSGVRTPEEHALLAEALRAELAGNGPSIIRKAPKPALMIQGTCSDAGKSVLTAALCRIFLQDGYHVAPFKAQNMALNSGVTALGEEMGRAQLVQAQACRIDPDARMNPILLKPHSNTGSQVIVMGRPVGRMDAREYFTAKRRFWPDVCKAYDSLADEYELLCLEGAGSPGEINLKSADVVNMNMARYARARVLLAGDIDRGGVYASFLGTWMTFAPWEKELLAGFVVNKFRGDPDLLAPAHSYMRNRTGKPVLGVIPMMRDINIPEEDRATLPPGHGEHGKHADCLDVAVVMPAHVSNFTDFAPLAAEPDVRLRQVRTREEWGNPDLVILPGTKSVAADLASLRSAGLEEPIRRHAEKGKWLLGVCGGLQMLGTDILDPLHMESPEERTPGLGLLELSTTFSSAKTLINVRRASTPLPVPAAGYEIHHGVTSHQESSPPVMFREDGSPCGYGKGRIWATYLHGMLDGDQFRRAFINMVRKDSGLKANPALHTAYDLDGALDRLADVVRKHLDLKTIYRALQLKR, from the coding sequence ATGAACGTTTTTTCACATGGCGGAGATTTAAAATCCCTGGCGGAGGATGCCTGCCGCCCGGAACGGGATATTTTGGACTTCAGCGTCAACCTGAGGCCGGAAGGTATGCCGGAGTTCATCGTTTCAGCATTGTGGAAGGCCATGGAAAACGCAGTACCCTACCCTTCTCCGGATGCGGCGGATCTGCGGGAACTGGCGGCGGTTCATTACGGGCTTCCTTCCGGCTGCTTCGTATTTGGAAACGGGGCCAATGAACTCATCCACGCTCTTCCGCGCGCATTAAACCTTAAACAGGCCGTCATTCCGGAACCCGCTTTTTCCGAATACAGGCTGGCCTGCCTGCGCCACGGCACGGATATTCTTTCCATCCGGACGGAGGAACGGAATTCCTTCCTCCCGTCTCTTTGCCGTCTGGAGGAACAGGCCGCAGACGGAAGCGCTGTTTTTCTGGCAAATCCCAGCAATCCGTCCGGCGGCCTGCTGGACGCAGCGGCCCTGCACAGGGTTGTCCAGAGCCGCCCCGAAGTCCTCTGGATCATTGACGAATCTTTCATGGATTACGCACAAGGAGCGGAATCGCTGCTCCATGAAGCAGCCCTCCTTCCCAACCTGGTGGTTCTGCGCTCCCTGACCAAATTTTACGGCATGGCCGGCGTCCGGTGCGGTTTTTCCATCTGTGCCGCTCCGCTCGCGGAGCGGCTGCGGCGATCCCTGCCCGCCTGGAACGTGAATGCCTTTGCGACGGCAGCGGTGAAGGCCGTGCTGGCACAACCCTCCTCCTGGGCAGACAGGGAACGCGCCCGGAACCGGGAACGCCGGGACGACCTGTTCCGCAGGCTCTCCTCCCTGCCGGGCGCCGCCGTACTCCCGTCCGAGGCCAACTTCCTGCTCTTCCGCCTGGCGGGGGCGCCTCATGGCCTGGCAGCCCGGCTCCTGAAAAAATACGGCATCGCACTGCGCGACTGTTCCAATTATCCGGGTCTGGAAACGGGCTGCTGGTTGCGCTCCGGCGTCCGCACGCCGGAGGAACACGCCCTGCTGGCGGAAGCTCTGCGCGCCGAACTGGCGGGAAACGGCCCCTCCATTATCCGTAAGGCTCCCAAACCGGCCCTGATGATTCAGGGCACCTGCTCCGATGCAGGAAAAAGCGTTCTCACGGCAGCCCTGTGCCGCATTTTCCTTCAGGACGGCTATCACGTGGCACCGTTCAAGGCGCAGAACATGGCTCTCAACTCCGGCGTAACTGCGCTGGGAGAGGAAATGGGCCGCGCCCAGCTGGTGCAGGCCCAGGCCTGCCGCATTGATCCGGATGCCAGAATGAACCCCATTCTTCTCAAGCCCCATTCCAATACCGGCTCCCAGGTGATCGTGATGGGGCGCCCCGTAGGCCGCATGGACGCGCGGGAATACTTCACGGCTAAAAGGCGCTTCTGGCCGGACGTATGCAAAGCATACGATTCCCTGGCGGACGAATATGAACTCCTCTGCCTGGAAGGGGCCGGAAGCCCCGGAGAAATCAATCTGAAATCAGCAGACGTGGTCAACATGAACATGGCCCGCTACGCGCGTGCCAGAGTCCTGCTCGCCGGGGACATTGACCGTGGCGGAGTGTACGCCTCCTTTCTGGGAACGTGGATGACATTCGCCCCGTGGGAAAAAGAACTGCTGGCGGGGTTCGTGGTCAACAAATTTCGAGGAGATCCGGATCTGCTGGCCCCGGCGCACAGCTACATGCGGAATCGTACGGGCAAGCCTGTGCTGGGCGTCATCCCGATGATGCGGGACATCAACATTCCGGAAGAAGACCGCGCCACGCTGCCCCCTGGCCACGGGGAGCACGGGAAACATGCGGATTGCCTGGATGTGGCCGTAGTCATGCCCGCCCACGTCTCCAACTTCACGGACTTCGCCCCTCTGGCGGCGGAGCCGGACGTCCGGCTCCGCCAGGTGCGGACACGGGAGGAATGGGGAAATCCGGACCTGGTCATTCTGCCCGGCACTAAAAGCGTGGCTGCGGACCTGGCTTCTCTCCGTTCCGCCGGGCTGGAAGAACCCATCCGCCGTCATGCCGAAAAGGGAAAGTGGCTTCTGGGCGTCTGCGGAGGGCTGCAAATGCTGGGGACGGACATTCTGGACCCGCTGCACATGGAATCCCCGGAGGAGCGCACGCCAGGACTGGGGCTGCTGGAACTTTCCACCACCTTCTCTTCAGCCAAAACCCTGATCAACGTGCGCCGGGCAAGCACGCCGCTGCCTGTTCCCGCCGCAGGTTATGAAATCCACCATGGCGTCACCAGCCATCAAGAATCCAGCCCCCCCGTCATGTTCCGGGAAGACGGCTCCCCCTGCGGCTACGGCAAAGGCCGTATCTGGGCCACGTATCTGCACGGCATGCTGGACGGAGACCAATTCCGCCGCGCATTCATCAACATGGTCAGGAAAGATTCAGGGCTGAAAGCCAACCCAGCCCTGCACACCGCCTATGACCTGGACGGAGCGCTGGACCGCCTGGCGGACGTGGTCCGGAAACATCTGGACCTGAAAACCATTTACCGAGCTCTCCAACTAAAACGCTGA
- a CDS encoding TonB-dependent receptor plug domain-containing protein, with translation MGAIAVGLAAFAGQSSLAESAKKEDSKPSVRTETMQVMPELTMASHFVGVPYNRSGVSVSIINPEEFQKAGIETLTGALSQTPGVFTLDGGGTWQRGSVSNTVIRGMNKDTYTLTMVDGMRISDANMSGNKLLGITNLFTVGNVEVVKGAQGAVFGSGAIGGVVAMDTPEGEGDPVTRIFAEAGSFGSFNSYVTSSGKIKKLSYFVGVGFETTENDPSIYPAIYDNRTGMNDFRQWQEAVRLGYDINDKVKVSFTYRRLDSYFEYPTPYVDYNQWPSVPEPHLYNTEDKNRSNLVTGRVDAEISKLWSTSFMVGHYNMDYSCHTPGFDFQPNVMRNRRFQAEWRNALTWNKEWKTIAGMAWDRSDYMSENNYVAKDEWQSTLAFFAEQMWSPTDSFDASVALRLEHDSVWNNHFTWRYSNSWKVTGKDSPTRIFGSVGSGFRAPTWFEQYAANYGYVGNPDLDVSKSLGGDLGVEQRLADGHYASVTGFWTRINDEIGTKSVGTWPNSYTTYANYSHCTSYGVEVAFKGQFKDAWNSGYYANYTFTMPKRDSIGKYETIQMANTARHTVNAEVYTSPVEKLTVGFGVTAAMGRTDYNYARLDNFFTARLFARYQATDNVSLHVRLENLFDQKFIMTNDYNFGPREARGFGIFGGVTVEF, from the coding sequence ATGGGCGCAATTGCTGTTGGCCTTGCCGCATTCGCAGGCCAGTCCTCTCTTGCCGAGTCCGCTAAAAAGGAAGACTCCAAGCCCTCCGTCAGGACGGAAACCATGCAGGTTATGCCGGAACTGACTATGGCGTCCCACTTTGTGGGCGTGCCGTACAACCGGTCTGGAGTGTCCGTTTCCATCATCAATCCGGAAGAATTCCAGAAGGCGGGCATTGAAACCCTGACGGGAGCCCTTTCCCAGACGCCCGGCGTTTTCACGCTGGACGGAGGCGGCACCTGGCAGCGCGGTTCCGTGAGCAACACCGTCATCCGCGGGATGAACAAGGATACCTACACCCTGACCATGGTTGACGGCATGCGCATCAGTGATGCCAACATGTCCGGCAACAAGCTGCTGGGCATCACCAATCTCTTTACGGTGGGCAATGTGGAAGTGGTGAAAGGAGCGCAGGGCGCCGTTTTCGGTTCCGGCGCCATTGGAGGCGTTGTCGCGATGGATACTCCGGAGGGGGAAGGCGATCCCGTAACCAGGATTTTTGCGGAGGCCGGTTCCTTCGGCTCTTTCAACAGCTATGTCACTTCCTCCGGCAAGATCAAGAAGCTTTCCTATTTTGTAGGCGTTGGGTTTGAAACTACGGAAAACGATCCGTCAATCTATCCGGCCATTTATGACAACAGGACAGGCATGAACGATTTCCGCCAGTGGCAGGAAGCCGTGCGCCTGGGCTATGACATCAATGACAAGGTGAAGGTGAGCTTTACCTATCGCCGCCTGGATTCCTACTTTGAATATCCCACGCCGTATGTGGATTATAACCAGTGGCCTTCCGTTCCGGAGCCCCATCTGTACAATACGGAAGACAAGAACCGCAGCAACTTGGTGACAGGACGTGTGGATGCGGAAATTTCCAAGCTGTGGTCCACCAGCTTCATGGTGGGGCATTACAACATGGACTATTCCTGCCATACTCCCGGATTTGACTTCCAGCCCAACGTGATGCGCAACCGCCGCTTCCAGGCGGAGTGGCGCAATGCCCTGACGTGGAACAAGGAATGGAAAACCATCGCCGGCATGGCCTGGGACCGTTCCGACTACATGAGCGAAAACAATTACGTTGCCAAGGATGAATGGCAGAGCACGCTTGCCTTCTTTGCAGAGCAAATGTGGTCACCCACGGACAGCTTTGACGCCAGCGTGGCCCTGCGCCTGGAACATGATTCCGTCTGGAACAATCATTTTACGTGGCGTTATTCCAATTCCTGGAAAGTGACGGGCAAGGATTCCCCCACCCGTATTTTCGGTTCCGTAGGGTCCGGTTTCCGCGCGCCCACCTGGTTTGAGCAGTATGCGGCCAATTACGGTTATGTAGGCAACCCTGATCTGGATGTGTCCAAGTCCCTGGGCGGCGACCTGGGTGTGGAACAGCGCCTGGCGGACGGCCATTATGCTTCCGTGACGGGCTTCTGGACCCGCATTAACGATGAAATCGGCACCAAGAGCGTAGGTACCTGGCCGAACTCCTATACCACTTACGCCAATTATTCCCACTGCACTTCCTACGGTGTGGAAGTGGCGTTCAAGGGTCAGTTCAAGGACGCGTGGAACAGCGGCTATTATGCCAATTACACCTTCACGATGCCCAAGCGCGATTCCATCGGCAAATACGAGACCATTCAGATGGCCAATACCGCCCGCCACACCGTCAACGCAGAGGTTTATACCTCCCCGGTTGAAAAGCTTACGGTTGGCTTCGGCGTAACGGCCGCCATGGGACGCACGGACTACAACTATGCCCGTCTGGATAATTTCTTTACGGCGCGCCTGTTTGCCCGTTACCAGGCAACGGACAATGTGTCCCTCCATGTGCGTCTGGAAAACCTGTTTGACCAGAAGTTCATCATGACGAATGATTATAACTTCGGTCCGCGTGAAGCCCGTGGATTCGGAATCTTCGGCGGTGTGACGGTCGAATTCTAA
- a CDS encoding extracellular solute-binding protein, producing the protein MLRWISILGALALSVFLGGVFYFSQREKNVWHEFSGRMDGRGMPAVFDGFVERWNRAVERELRRELAEGERKEKLLVVSRGEGDGRRLAEQARSVERIRKRLLLKDHIRLLPLEDVPDGLEWQTGMEEPDVGDPRAVKGGKVRLWINTPFPGTLRAFGPGSENFFNYSAIDNVWLPLVGLHPETFRPIPGLADRWALSADGKTVFYHLDPEAAYSDGRIVKAQDFLLNICLRTSGFARDPFWTTLFRSMYDQITVYGDSVIALTLPSRGPLLPYMACADFHPAHPGFYHDFNALFLERYQWKVPPNTGGYMVVPSKIRIGESITLARVKNWWAKERKYYRHSCNADQVEHVFVNMENKAVEMFRRGELDIMNVRKPEVWETGLELPEVHRGYIDKYSLEANYACPPYGLYLNCSDKLLKNPDIRRGLAHSVNMGLVIDTLFRGNMRRLGSYMEGYGDLTLPLKAPEYSKKKAMEYFARAGYREMGTDGVLKNERGERLVVELTFADSSTLMTNVCSILRQEALKCGVDLRLDSLTYSVCSRKVFEKRYQAALWAWPLQTPFPRLYETFSSELAYDARGNPVGNTNNIMAVSDAGLDAALDAERNAPDTGSLKLALHRAQQRLHELCVWIPGWREPYTHIACWRWIRWPESPTRFCSPRIYNPLESHLYWVDEEMKKETLEARSRGVPFEEKHQIIYLERQDGAAP; encoded by the coding sequence GTGTTGCGCTGGATATCCATACTGGGGGCATTGGCCCTTTCCGTCTTTCTGGGAGGTGTCTTTTACTTTTCCCAGCGTGAGAAGAATGTTTGGCATGAATTTTCCGGACGGATGGACGGCAGGGGGATGCCTGCCGTATTTGACGGTTTTGTGGAACGCTGGAACAGGGCCGTGGAACGGGAACTGCGCCGTGAATTGGCTGAAGGGGAGAGGAAGGAAAAACTTCTGGTCGTTTCCCGCGGGGAAGGGGACGGCCGGCGTTTGGCGGAACAGGCTCGTTCCGTGGAACGCATCAGGAAAAGGCTGTTATTGAAAGACCATATCCGCCTTCTTCCTTTGGAAGACGTTCCGGACGGATTGGAATGGCAAACCGGAATGGAAGAGCCGGATGTGGGTGATCCGCGCGCCGTCAAGGGTGGAAAAGTCCGGCTGTGGATCAATACTCCGTTTCCCGGAACTTTGCGTGCTTTCGGGCCGGGAAGTGAAAATTTTTTCAATTATTCCGCCATTGACAACGTGTGGCTTCCCCTCGTGGGGCTTCATCCGGAAACCTTCCGTCCCATTCCGGGCCTGGCGGACCGCTGGGCTTTGTCCGCAGACGGAAAAACCGTTTTTTATCATCTGGATCCGGAAGCGGCCTATTCGGACGGACGCATCGTGAAAGCGCAGGATTTTCTGCTGAACATTTGCCTCCGTACGTCCGGTTTTGCCCGGGATCCGTTCTGGACTACCCTGTTCCGTTCCATGTATGATCAGATTACGGTATACGGGGATTCCGTCATTGCCCTTACGCTGCCGTCCCGCGGGCCGCTGCTGCCTTACATGGCCTGTGCGGATTTTCATCCGGCCCATCCCGGTTTTTACCATGATTTCAACGCTCTGTTTCTGGAACGCTACCAGTGGAAAGTCCCTCCAAATACGGGTGGCTACATGGTTGTTCCCTCTAAAATCCGGATAGGAGAAAGCATTACCCTGGCCCGCGTGAAAAATTGGTGGGCGAAGGAGAGGAAGTATTACCGCCATTCCTGCAATGCGGACCAGGTGGAACATGTGTTTGTGAACATGGAAAACAAGGCGGTTGAAATGTTCCGCCGCGGGGAACTGGACATCATGAACGTTCGCAAGCCGGAGGTGTGGGAAACCGGGCTGGAGCTGCCGGAAGTGCACCGGGGCTATATAGATAAATACAGCCTGGAAGCCAATTACGCCTGTCCCCCGTACGGACTGTATCTGAATTGCTCGGACAAGTTGTTGAAAAATCCGGATATCCGCCGCGGTCTGGCGCATTCCGTGAACATGGGCCTGGTGATTGATACTTTGTTCCGCGGGAATATGAGAAGGCTCGGTTCCTACATGGAGGGGTACGGAGACCTGACTCTTCCGTTGAAAGCTCCGGAATACAGCAAGAAAAAAGCCATGGAATATTTTGCCCGCGCCGGCTACCGGGAAATGGGGACTGACGGAGTGCTGAAAAATGAACGGGGAGAGCGGCTGGTGGTGGAACTGACGTTTGCGGATTCATCCACCCTGATGACCAACGTCTGTTCCATCCTCCGGCAGGAGGCCCTGAAGTGCGGGGTGGACCTGCGTCTGGATTCCCTTACCTACAGTGTCTGTTCCCGTAAGGTTTTTGAAAAACGGTATCAGGCGGCTCTATGGGCGTGGCCGCTGCAGACGCCGTTCCCCCGGCTGTATGAAACATTCTCTTCCGAACTGGCGTATGATGCCCGCGGAAATCCCGTAGGCAATACGAATAATATTATGGCCGTGTCGGACGCTGGACTGGATGCCGCCCTGGATGCGGAACGCAATGCCCCGGATACCGGTTCCCTGAAACTGGCCCTTCACCGTGCCCAGCAGCGTCTTCATGAACTTTGCGTCTGGATTCCCGGCTGGAGGGAACCCTACACGCATATCGCCTGCTGGCGCTGGATACGCTGGCCGGAATCTCCCACCCGGTTCTGTTCCCCCAGAATTTACAATCCGCTGGAGTCGCATCTGTACTGGGTGGATGAAGAAATGAAGAAGGAGACGCTGGAGGCTCGGAGCCGGGGCGTACCGTTTGAGGAAAAGCATCAAATAATATATCTTGAAAGACAGGATGGTGCCGCTCCGTAA
- a CDS encoding beta-galactosidase, translating into MKLSFFSVLLLAGHLCAAAPMPLPESNDGARHVFSTNQENFLMDGKPVKIISGEMHYPRVPRQHWKDRFQRIKAMGMNTVCTYLFWNVHEPEPGKWDFSGNLDFVEFIKEAQKAGLWVIVRPGPYVCAEWEFGGFPGWLLKDEDLKVRSQDPRFLEPAMAYLKKVCSMLEPLQITKGGPIIMAQVENEYGSYGSDKDYVKKHLDVIRKELPGVVPFTSDGPNDWMIKNGTLPGVVPAMNFGGGAKGAFANLEKHKGKTPRINGEFWVGWFDHWGKPKNGGSTEGFNRDLKWMLENNVSPNLFMAHGGTSFGFMNGANWEGAYTPDVTNYDYGAPISENGTLTDRYRTFRQTIQDYYGDTYKLPEPPAQPEMMELPPITFTETAGMFSRLPQPVIRKEPVHMEALGQSLGFILYRTKVNGPVKGELKMNNMQDRAIVYVDGKRQGAADRRYKQDSCDIVIPSGLHTVDIFVENMGRINFGGQIQGERKGIRGPITLDGKKLENFLIYNFPCKGVELIPFSGKKPAGDQPVFHRGYFNVSNPKDTYLDMRDGWKKGVVWVNGRNLGRFWFIGSQQALYCPGEYLKPGKNEIVVLDVDGGSGTVKGVKEAIYEVNRDPAMADVFRVGKPVAPAAGQLVHKGSFAKGADQQEIKFRAPVQARYIAIVSKNAHDNGPHAAIAELNFLDASGNLLPREQWSVVYADSHETTGEAAQAGLVMDNQPTTYWHTKWQGDNPRHPHMIVLDLGKVQKLSGFRYLPRQDRENGRIKDYEVYASPKPFKPAK; encoded by the coding sequence ATGAAATTATCCTTTTTCTCCGTTCTGCTTCTGGCAGGGCATCTTTGTGCGGCTGCTCCCATGCCTTTGCCGGAATCCAATGACGGAGCCAGGCATGTCTTCTCTACTAATCAGGAAAATTTTTTGATGGACGGAAAGCCCGTCAAAATCATTTCCGGGGAAATGCATTATCCTCGCGTGCCGCGCCAGCACTGGAAGGACAGGTTCCAGCGCATAAAGGCCATGGGCATGAATACCGTCTGCACTTATCTGTTCTGGAACGTGCATGAACCGGAACCCGGCAAATGGGACTTTTCCGGCAATCTGGATTTTGTGGAATTCATCAAGGAGGCGCAGAAGGCCGGCCTGTGGGTCATTGTGCGTCCCGGGCCCTATGTGTGCGCGGAATGGGAATTCGGCGGATTTCCCGGCTGGCTGCTGAAGGATGAAGATTTGAAAGTCCGTTCCCAGGATCCCCGCTTCCTGGAACCGGCCATGGCTTATCTTAAAAAAGTCTGTTCCATGCTGGAACCTCTGCAGATTACCAAGGGAGGCCCCATCATCATGGCCCAGGTGGAAAATGAATACGGCTCCTATGGTTCTGACAAGGATTACGTGAAAAAGCATCTGGACGTTATCCGGAAAGAACTTCCGGGAGTTGTTCCCTTCACGTCGGACGGCCCGAACGACTGGATGATCAAGAACGGCACGCTTCCGGGCGTTGTTCCCGCCATGAATTTCGGCGGCGGAGCCAAGGGCGCTTTTGCGAATCTGGAGAAGCACAAGGGCAAAACGCCCCGCATCAACGGCGAATTCTGGGTGGGCTGGTTTGACCACTGGGGCAAGCCCAAGAATGGCGGCAGTACGGAAGGTTTCAACCGAGACCTGAAGTGGATGCTGGAAAATAACGTTTCCCCCAACCTATTCATGGCGCATGGGGGGACCTCCTTCGGCTTCATGAACGGGGCGAACTGGGAAGGCGCCTACACGCCGGATGTAACCAATTACGACTACGGCGCCCCCATTTCCGAAAACGGAACCCTGACGGACCGCTACCGCACCTTCCGCCAGACTATTCAGGATTATTACGGTGATACGTACAAGCTTCCCGAACCTCCCGCCCAGCCGGAAATGATGGAGCTGCCTCCCATCACGTTTACGGAAACAGCCGGCATGTTCTCCCGCCTGCCGCAGCCCGTCATCCGCAAGGAGCCCGTCCACATGGAAGCCTTGGGGCAAAGCCTGGGCTTCATCCTGTACCGGACAAAGGTGAACGGCCCGGTGAAAGGAGAGCTGAAGATGAACAACATGCAGGACCGCGCCATCGTTTACGTGGACGGCAAGAGGCAGGGGGCGGCGGACCGCCGTTACAAGCAGGATTCCTGTGACATTGTCATTCCCTCCGGACTTCACACGGTGGACATTTTTGTGGAAAACATGGGCCGCATCAACTTCGGCGGCCAGATACAGGGCGAGCGCAAGGGCATCCGGGGCCCCATTACGCTGGACGGCAAAAAGCTGGAAAACTTCCTTATCTACAACTTCCCGTGCAAGGGGGTGGAGCTTATTCCCTTCTCCGGCAAGAAGCCGGCGGGCGACCAGCCCGTGTTCCACCGCGGGTATTTCAACGTTTCCAATCCCAAGGATACCTACTTGGATATGCGGGACGGCTGGAAGAAAGGCGTCGTGTGGGTGAATGGACGCAATCTGGGCCGCTTCTGGTTTATCGGCTCCCAGCAGGCTCTTTATTGCCCCGGAGAATACCTGAAGCCCGGGAAAAATGAAATCGTGGTGCTGGACGTGGACGGAGGTTCCGGCACGGTGAAGGGTGTGAAGGAAGCCATTTATGAAGTCAACAGGGACCCCGCCATGGCGGATGTCTTCCGCGTGGGCAAACCTGTGGCCCCCGCTGCCGGCCAGCTGGTGCACAAGGGTTCCTTCGCCAAGGGGGCGGACCAGCAGGAAATCAAATTCCGCGCTCCTGTCCAGGCCCGTTACATAGCTATTGTCAGTAAAAACGCTCATGACAACGGCCCCCATGCCGCCATTGCGGAGCTGAACTTCCTGGATGCCTCCGGCAATCTGCTCCCCCGCGAACAGTGGTCCGTGGTTTATGCGGATTCCCATGAAACGACGGGAGAAGCCGCCCAGGCGGGACTGGTGATGGACAACCAGCCCACCACCTACTGGCATACCAAGTGGCAGGGGGACAACCCCAGGCATCCGCACATGATCGTGCTGGATCTGGGCAAGGTGCAGAAACTTTCAGGATTCCGCTACCTGCCGCGCCAGGACCGGGAAAACGGCCGCATCAAGGACTATGAAGTCTATGCGTCTCCCAAGCCGTTCAAGCCTGCCAAGTAA
- a CDS encoding porin family protein produces the protein MNKTILLGLALAASVSSASAYHADKYDGQFGMSLEGAYGIATKDAMPNVAGGNLSIFNYIETGSIVHQISLNSGILAGSHHPSVQDLGISGPYTASLRSTYIPMMAGYTLNLPIGDYTMFYLGGKVGATYGDVKTTIHGLEDGSRSRTISSTKFSWAAQAGFKFSISNSADFLIGYEYYQIQGYNDPGYHTIKLGFSWNF, from the coding sequence ATGAACAAGACTATACTGTTAGGTTTGGCCCTTGCGGCCTCCGTGTCTTCCGCCAGCGCCTATCATGCCGACAAGTACGACGGCCAGTTCGGCATGTCCCTGGAAGGGGCTTACGGAATCGCCACCAAAGATGCCATGCCCAACGTGGCCGGCGGCAATCTGAGCATTTTCAACTATATTGAAACCGGCAGCATTGTTCATCAGATTTCCCTGAACAGCGGCATCCTGGCCGGTTCCCACCATCCCAGCGTGCAGGACCTGGGCATCAGCGGGCCTTATACCGCCAGCCTCCGTTCCACCTATATTCCGATGATGGCCGGTTACACGCTGAACCTTCCCATCGGCGACTACACCATGTTCTATCTGGGCGGTAAAGTCGGCGCCACTTACGGCGACGTGAAGACCACCATTCATGGCCTGGAAGACGGCAGCCGTTCCCGCACCATTTCCTCAACCAAGTTTTCCTGGGCGGCCCAGGCCGGTTTCAAGTTCAGCATCTCCAACAGCGCGGACTTCCTGATCGGCTACGAATACTACCAGATTCAGGGTTATAATGATCCCGGCTACCACACCATCAAGCTGGGCTTTTCCTGGAACTTCTAA